The Pirellulales bacterium sequence CCCACCCGGCCCCATTCCCGGCCTGATTTCCACGGCTTCCTCGGATACGCTGCACCTCAGCTTCGGCATCGTGAACCAGAACAGCGCATTTTTGGGCTTCCTGGACGCGCTCGAGAAGCAACAACTGGCGACGATTCTGGCTGAACCCAACCTGACGGCTTACAGCGGCCGCCCGGCCAGCTTTTCCTCCGGCGGTCAGTTCCCGGTGCCGGTGCCGCAGAGCTTGGGTACGATCTCGGTCCAATGGAAGACCTACGGCACGCAGGTCGATTTCGTGCCGATCGTCCTGGGGAGCAACGCCATTCGCCTGGAAGTCTTTCCGCGCGTGACGGAAATCGACGAGACCCATGCCGCCGTGATCAACGGTCAGACCGTGCCGGCCCTGAAGATTCGCGAGGCCAATACGGGCGTCGAGATGCGCGCCGGACAGACCCTGGCGATCGCCGGCTTGATTCAGAACCGGCGCGATTACGCGAAGCGTGCCGTGCCGCTGTTAGGCGAGATTCCCTACGTGGGAGCTTTGTTTCGCAACGAAACAGGCCAGGATGAGGAAATCGAGCTGTTGATCATGGTGACGCCAGAGCTGGTCGAGGCGCTCGATCCTTGCGACGTGCCTACGGAAGGCCCGGGTACGGTGACCTCGAGCCCGACCGATTTCCAGATGTACTTCAAGGGCCACATCGAGGTACCGCGCTGCCCGGCCGACGATGCCTGCCGTCCGTCGCTATCGCCTGGCTCGTTGTACGAATTCTCCCGGCCGAAGGGCGGCGGTGGGCCCCCGGGCGATCCGTCGGGGCCGGCGCTCGCTCCGCAGGAGGGCTCTGACGAAGTGATCGAGGCGCCCGCCCCCGAGCCTGGCTCGGCGTCGCGTCGCAACACGCTGCTGCGATCGCCCCCGTCGGCCGCGGCCCGGCCACGTTCGACGTCGCAGACCGGCGAAGCAGTGCCCCGAGCGCGGCAGGTGCCGGCGAGCTACAACGGCGATAATCGCTCCGCCTCTTACAGACCGAACAATCGGACATCGCGGCCAACCACAGCGCAACGCAACGGATCGCAATCCCCGCCGGGAATCGTCGGGCCCGTGGGATATGACGTAAAAAATTAAGGCGGAGAATTGCCTTCCCGGTTGCCGGGACGGCTGACGGTCCGCACCAATCGCACGATCCACCGCGCTCGATTCATTCACCATGGCCAACGTGTTACGTCTAGCGGTCGTCGATCCCAACGACGCCACGCGCGACGCCATCAAGTCGATGCTGTTGGGACTTGATCTCGTCTGGCTCGAGGCCGAATGCTCGCGCTACGAATTCTTCGCCGATGTCGTGCTGCAAACGCATCCCGATATGGGCCTGGTGTCACTGGACCAGGATCCCGAGAAAGCGCTGCGCCTGATCGCGCGGCTGGGCGAAGAGACGCCCGAGTGCAGCATCCTGGTCGTCAGCAGTTCGACCGATGGCAGCTTGATCTTGAAAGCGATGCGGGCTGGGGCGAAGGAGTTTTTAACGCGGCCCGTGAAGATCGAGGACTTGCTCGAGGCGTTGGGCCGGATTAGCGAACGGCGGTTCGGCCGCGGCGAGGCCAAAGCACGCAGCAGTACGGTGGTTGCCGTCGCCGGCGCCACGGGAGGCGTCGGCGCGACGAGCCTGGCCGTGAATCTGGGTTGCGCGCTAGCGGCCAATGAGAAGAACTCGGTCGCGATCGTCGATCTGGACCTGTGCCTGGGCGACGCGGACGTGCTGTTGGATACGATACCCGACTACACGCTCTTGGATGTGGCCCAAAACATCACACGGCTCGATTTTGCCTTGCTGAAACGCTCGTTGACGAAGCATTCCTCGGGCGTATTTTTGCTGCCGCGCCCGGTGCAGATGGAGGACATCTCGCACATCGCCCCCGACGATTTGCAGCGCGTGATCGGTCTCTTGAAGGCCACGTTCACGCACCTGGTGCTGGACCTGTCGAAGTCCTACAACGCGCTCGACCAGGTGGCGCTGGAGATGGCCGACCACGTGCTCCTGGTGACGCAACTCGATCTGCCCTGCCTGCGGAACGTGGTGCGGCTGATGACCTCGTTCCATGCCAATCAGGGATTGTCCGACAAGGTCAAGATCGTGCTCAACCGCGTCGGGCTGGATTGCGGTCACATCAGTTTGAAAAAGGCGCAGGAAACGATCGGCCGCGAAGTCTTCTGGCAGGTGCCCAACGACTATCGCACGATGATCGAGGTGCGCAACAACGGCGTTCCGCTCACGGATCAAGCGCCCAAGGCGGCCGTCACGCAGGCCATCGTCAACCTGGCCATCGCGCTTACGGGCGGCCCAAGCACTGACGGGGACGCGGGCGATACCAGCCGCACGGCCCTCACACGGTTGTTCAACTTCTGGCCGAAGAACAATCCCACGCCGACGAAGTAACGCGCCCGCCTTCCGCCGGCCGCTGCATGCGTCTTCGTTCCGGACGCCCGCGGGCAGGCCATCCCTTTGGGGTAATCGCACCACGCGGTCCCGGGGCATTCCAAGCCCTCGGGGAAAGCCTGTTTCGGCAGCCTGAGTCGCGCCGGCGTGAGCTATCCTTTTTGTGGAAATTAATCGCGATCCGCCGGCGCCGCAGGCATTCGGCCGACTTGGGCAATCCCGGCGCTGTAACCGACTCCTCTGAAAAGACCGCAGGCACACAATCGTGAAACCCCCTTTGACGGCAACGCGCGAGAAGACGCAAGAGAACGACTTCGAAGAACTGAAGCGCCGCATCCACGGCAAGCTCGTCGACAAGCTCGACCTGACGCGCGTCGGCGACCTGGCTGGCGATGTTTTGCGGCGCGAGATCCGGCTCGTCGTCGAGCATCTTTGCGACACCGAGGACACGCTCCTCAATCGCAGCGAGCGCGAGCGGCTGGTCGACGAGGTGCTCGACGAGACATTCGGGCTGGGCCCGCTCGAACTATTGCTCAAGGACCCGACGATCAGCGATATCCTGATCAACGGCCCGAAGAACATCTATTGCGAGCGCAAAGGAAAGATGGAAAAGACCAACGTCACGTTTCGTGACAATGGTCACCTGATGCAGATCATCGATCGCATCGTGTCGAAGGTAGGACGGCGCGTCGACGAAGTCTGCCCGATGGTCGACGCCCGCTTGCCGGACGGTTCCCGCGTGAACGCGATTATTCCTCCCTTGGCCCTGGATGGCGCGGCCGTCTCGATTCGCCGCTTCGGCGCCAATCCACTCAAACTCGAAGACTTGTTGAACTACAAGGCCTTTACGCCCGAGATGGTGATGCTGCTCGAGGGCGCGATCAAGGCCCGCTTGAACATCGTCATTTCGGGCGGTACGGGCTCGGGCAAGACGACGCTGTTGAACACACTGTCGAGCTTCATTTCCAACGCGGACCGCATCGTCACGATCGAGGACGCGGCCGAACTGCAATTGCAGCAAGATCACGTG is a genomic window containing:
- a CDS encoding pilus assembly protein N-terminal domain-containing protein: MTIRALRRRAAPLRVLARKAVLWAVIAALVLPPSPPAATAAVEPPQAQAVVFKVQNTNERLEMVVNSSRILTMDQKIPQVQAANQDLVELTPLSATQVQLLAKKAGVTQVNLWDEEKKVHTIDVIIFPDARELAMLLQSQFPTTALRVVPTANSVILSGHVDDPNQISRIVAIAEDYYPKVINNITIAGVQQVLLKVKVLEVSRTKLRQLGFDFRAQSGQSFFQSAISQILGSSSGQFTPPPGPIPGLISTASSDTLHLSFGIVNQNSAFLGFLDALEKQQLATILAEPNLTAYSGRPASFSSGGQFPVPVPQSLGTISVQWKTYGTQVDFVPIVLGSNAIRLEVFPRVTEIDETHAAVINGQTVPALKIREANTGVEMRAGQTLAIAGLIQNRRDYAKRAVPLLGEIPYVGALFRNETGQDEEIELLIMVTPELVEALDPCDVPTEGPGTVTSSPTDFQMYFKGHIEVPRCPADDACRPSLSPGSLYEFSRPKGGGGPPGDPSGPALAPQEGSDEVIEAPAPEPGSASRRNTLLRSPPSAAARPRSTSQTGEAVPRARQVPASYNGDNRSASYRPNNRTSRPTTAQRNGSQSPPGIVGPVGYDVKN
- a CDS encoding response regulator; this encodes MANVLRLAVVDPNDATRDAIKSMLLGLDLVWLEAECSRYEFFADVVLQTHPDMGLVSLDQDPEKALRLIARLGEETPECSILVVSSSTDGSLILKAMRAGAKEFLTRPVKIEDLLEALGRISERRFGRGEAKARSSTVVAVAGATGGVGATSLAVNLGCALAANEKNSVAIVDLDLCLGDADVLLDTIPDYTLLDVAQNITRLDFALLKRSLTKHSSGVFLLPRPVQMEDISHIAPDDLQRVIGLLKATFTHLVLDLSKSYNALDQVALEMADHVLLVTQLDLPCLRNVVRLMTSFHANQGLSDKVKIVLNRVGLDCGHISLKKAQETIGREVFWQVPNDYRTMIEVRNNGVPLTDQAPKAAVTQAIVNLAIALTGGPSTDGDAGDTSRTALTRLFNFWPKNNPTPTK
- a CDS encoding CpaF family protein: MKPPLTATREKTQENDFEELKRRIHGKLVDKLDLTRVGDLAGDVLRREIRLVVEHLCDTEDTLLNRSERERLVDEVLDETFGLGPLELLLKDPTISDILINGPKNIYCERKGKMEKTNVTFRDNGHLMQIIDRIVSKVGRRVDEVCPMVDARLPDGSRVNAIIPPLALDGAAVSIRRFGANPLKLEDLLNYKAFTPEMVMLLEGAIKARLNIVISGGTGSGKTTLLNTLSSFISNADRIVTIEDAAELQLQQDHVVRLETRPPNIEGKGAITATDLVKNALRMRPERIIIGECRGAETLDMLQAMNTGHEGSLTTIHANTPRDAVARIETMITMAGFELPLKAMRQQIASAVDLIIQANRLQGGPRKITHITEILGMEQDTIVMQDIYHFTKDGVDENGRARGRFLSTGIRPAFMDRLEAAGVRLPASAFRQRVMLED